From Pseudopipra pipra isolate bDixPip1 chromosome 13, bDixPip1.hap1, whole genome shotgun sequence, a single genomic window includes:
- the LOC135421215 gene encoding brain-specific homeobox/POU domain protein 3 yields MMSMNSKQAFSMHPILHEPKYPHLHTSSEAIRRACLPAPQIQGNIFAGFDETLLRGAEALAAVDIVSQKTHPFKPDATYHTMSSVSCTPTSSSVHLHHPSVLTTHHPHHHHHQPSQGLDGELLDHLNSALPLGGVPGPDVGSTPSHPHSHMSAINHMAHHSQPMNMSHPHGLASHAVISGPETETDPRELESFAERFKQRRIKLGVTQADVGSALANLKIPGVGCLSQSTICRFESLTLSHNNMVALKPILEAWLEEAERAQREKMTKPEIYTGGDKKRKRTSIAAPEKRSLEAYFAVQPRPSSEKIAAIAEKLDLKKNVVRVWFCNQRQKQKRMKFSATY; encoded by the exons ATGATGTCCATGAACAGCAAGCAGGCGTTCAGCATGCACCCCATCCTGCACGAGCCCAAGTACCCCCACCTGCACACCAGCTCCGAAGCCATCCGCAGAGCCTGCCTGCCCGCCCCCCAG ATCCAGGGTAACATCTTTGCGGGCTTTGACGAGACCCTGCTGCGGGGAGCCGAGGCTCTGGCCGCCGTGGATATCGTATCGCAGAAAACCCACCCCTTCAAGCCGGATGCCACCTACCACACCATGAGCAGCGTGTCCTGCACTCCTACCTCGTCCTCCGTCCACCTGCACCACCCGTCCGTGCTGACCACGCAccacccccaccaccaccaccaccagccctcccagggcctGGACGGGGAGCTGCTGGACCACCTCAACTCTGCCCTCCCGCTCGGGGGGGTGCCGGGCCCCGACGTGGGCTCCACACCTTCGCACCCTCACTCCCACATGTCGGCCATCAACCACATGGCCCACCACTCCCAGCCTATGAACATGTCCCACCCCCACGGCCTGGCTTCCCACGCCGTCATCTCCGGCCCCGAGACGGAGACGGACCCCCGGGAGCTGGAGTCCTTCGCCGAGCGCTTCAAGCAGCGGAGGATCAAGCTGGGGGTGACCCAGGCGGACGTGGGCTCCGCGTTGGCCAACCTGAAGATCCCGGGGGTGGGCTGCCTTAGCCAAAGCACAATCTGCAGGTTCGAGTCCCTCACCTTGTCCCACAACAACATGGTGGCCCTCAAGCCCATCCTGGAAGCGTGGCTGGAGGAGGCGGAGAGGGCTCAGAGGGAGAAAATGACCAAACCCGAGATCTACACGGGCGGGGACAAGAAACGCAAGCGCACCTCGATCGCCGCCCCCGAGAAGCGGTCGCTGGAGGCCTATTTTGCCGTGCAGCCGCGACCCTCCTCGGAGAAAATCGCTGCCATCGCCGAGAAGTTAGACTTGAAGAAGAACGTGGTGCGGGTCTGGTTTTGCAATCAGagacagaagcagaaaaggatGAAATTTTCTGCCACCTACTGA